The Gammaproteobacteria bacterium DNA window GCCAAGATCGTCCACGTCGACGTCGATCCCTCCTCGATCGCGAAGAACGTGCCGGTGGACGTGCCCATCGTCGGCAGCGCACGCGAGGTGCTGCGCGAGATGATCAAGGTCGTCAAGGAGGCCAGGTTAAAGCCGATGTCGCGCAAGAGCGACCCGTGGTGGAAGCAGATCGACGAATGGGCGTCGGTGGACTGCCTGCGCTACGACCGCAAGAGCAAGGTGATCAAGCCGCAGCACGTCATCGAGGAGCTGTACGCGCTGACCAAGGGTGACGCCTACATCACCTCGGATGTGGGCCAGCATCAGATGTGGGCGGCGCAGTACTACAAGTTCGATCAGCCGCGCCGCTGGATCAACTCCGGCGGCCTCGGCACGATGGGCTTCGGCATGCCGGCCGCGATGGGCGTGCAGCTCGGTTTCCCGAAGGCCACCGTCTGCTGCGTGACCGGCGAGGCCAGCCTGGTGATGTGCATACAGGAACTGTCGACCTGCCTGCAATACAACCTGCCGATCAAGATCATCAACCTGAACAACCGCTACATGGGCATGGTGCGGCAGTGGCAGGAGTTCTTCTATGATCGCCGCTATTCGCACTCCTACATGGACGCGCTGCCCGATTTCGTGAAACTGGCGGAATCCTTCGGTCACGTCGGCATGCGTGTGGAAAAGACCCCGGAGGTGCGCGACGCGCTCAAGAAGGCGCTGGCGATGAAGAACAAGCTGGTGCTGCTCGACTTCATCACCGATCAGACCGAAAACGTCTATCCCATGATCGCCGCGGGCAAGGGCCATCACGAGATGCATCTGGCGCCGGGCTCGGGAACGAACCGGGAGCTGGCCTGACCCATGCGGCACATCCTCTCCATCCTGATGGAAAACGAGGCCGGCGCGCTGTCGCGGGTGGCGGGCCTGTTCTCCGCGCGCGCCTTCAACATCGAATCGCTGACGGTGGCGCCGACCGAGGACCCGACGGTGTCGCGCATGACGCTGGTGACGAGCGGCTCGGATGAGATCGTCGAGCAGATCACCAAGCAGTTGAACAAGCTCATCGACGTCATCAAGCTCATCGACCTCAACGAGGGCCCGCATATCGAGCGCGAATTGATGCTCATCAAGGTCATGGCGCGCGACGGCGGCCGCGAGGAGGTGAAGCGGATGGCGGAGATCTTCCGAGGCCGCATCATAGACGTGACCGACACCACCTACGTTATCGAACTGACCGGCACGGGCGAGAAACTGGACGCCTTCATCGAGGCGCTGGACAAGTCGCTGATTCTGGAAGTGGTGCGCACCGGCGTGTCCGGCATCGCGCGCGGCACGCGCGCGCTCAGCCTGCACATCCCCAGCATCACGCGTCCCGCGCCGGCGGCCAAGACCGAAACTGCGTCCGCCAAGGCGACGCAGGTGTCGGTGAATCCGGATCATCTTCTTTAATTGCAAAACGCAACCAACGGGAACTCACATGTTGAATATTTACTACGATAAAGACGCCGACCTGACATTGATCCAGAAGCGCAGGGTCGCCATCATTGGCTACGGCTCGCAGGGCCACGCCCACGCCAACAATCTCAATGATTCCGGCGTCAAGGTCGTGGTCGGTTTGCGGCCCGGATCGGCCTCGGCGAAAAAGGCCGAAACCGCGGGGTTGACGGTCAAATCCGTCGAGGAGGCGGTCAAGGGCGCCGACGTGGTGATGGTGCTGGCGCCAGACGAACATCAGCGTGAGCTGTACAGCAAACAAATCGAACCGAACATGAAGAAGGGCGCGGCGCTGGCCTTCGCCCACGGCTTCAACATCCATTTCCAGCAAATCGTGCCGCGCGAGGATTTGGATGTAATCATGATTGCACCCAAGGGGCCGGGGCATCTGGTGCGCTCAACCTACAAGGAGGGTGGCGGTGTGCCCACGCTCATCGCCGTGTTTCAGGACAAGAGCGGCCAGGCCAAACAGATCGCGCTGGCCTACGCCAGCGCCAACGGCGGAGGCCGCGCCGGCGTCATCGAGACCAATTTCCGCGAGGAGACCGAAACCGATCTGTTCGGCGAACAGACCGTGTTATGCGGTGGCATCACCGCGCTGGCGCAGGCGGGATTCGAGACACTGGTCGAGGCCGGTTATGCGCCGGAGATGGCGTACTTCGAATGCCTGCATGAACTGAAGCTCATCGTCGATCTGATGTATCAGGGCGGCATCGCCGACATGCGCTATTCGATCTCCAACACCGCCGAGTATGGCGATTACACCCGCGGACCGCGCATTGTGACCGAGAAGACCAGGCAGGAGATGAAGAAGATCCTGAAGGAGATCCAGACCGGCCAGTTCGCGCGCGAGTTCATTCTCGAGAATCAGGCGGGCGCTTCCGTGATGAAGGCGCAGCGCCGGCTTTGTGCCGAGCATCCGATCGAGAAAGTGGGCGCCAAGCTGCGCGCCATGATGCCGTGGCTGAAGACCAACAAGCTGGTCGACCGCTCTCGTAATTGAGAGAAACTGATGCGGAGACTGTCTGCATTGCCCAACGTTAAGCAGATCAACAGCGGCAATGCCGCCGCTCCACGGCGGCGGGGGATTTATCTGCTGCCGAATCTGTTCACCACGGCGGCGATGTTCTCCGGTTTTTACGCCATCGTTTCCGCCATCCACGAACGCTTTGAACCCGCCGCCATCGCGCTGTTCGTGGCCATGATCCTGGACGGCATGGACGGCCGCATCGCGCGGCTCACCAATACACAGAGCGATTTCGGCGCCGAATACGACAGCCTCTCCGACATGGTGTCCTTCGGTCTGGCGCCGGCGCTGGTGGTGTATCTCTGGTCGTTGAATGCCTTCGGCAAGGTCGGCTGGATGGCGGCGTTCCTCTACGCCACCATGGCGGCACTCCGGCTCGCGCGTTTCAACACCCAGGTCGGCATCGCCGACAAGCGTTACTTCCAGGGACTGCC harbors:
- the ilvC gene encoding ketol-acid reductoisomerase; amino-acid sequence: MNIYYDKDADLTLIQKRRVAIIGYGSQGHAHANNLNDSGVKVVVGLRPGSASAKKAETAGLTVKSVEEAVKGADVVMVLAPDEHQRELYSKQIEPNMKKGAALAFAHGFNIHFQQIVPREDLDVIMIAPKGPGHLVRSTYKEGGGVPTLIAVFQDKSGQAKQIALAYASANGGGRAGVIETNFREETETDLFGEQTVLCGGITALAQAGFETLVEAGYAPEMAYFECLHELKLIVDLMYQGGIADMRYSISNTAEYGDYTRGPRIVTEKTRQEMKKILKEIQTGQFAREFILENQAGASVMKAQRRLCAEHPIEKVGAKLRAMMPWLKTNKLVDRSRN
- the pssA gene encoding CDP-diacylglycerol--serine O-phosphatidyltransferase, with the protein product MRRLSALPNVKQINSGNAAAPRRRGIYLLPNLFTTAAMFSGFYAIVSAIHERFEPAAIALFVAMILDGMDGRIARLTNTQSDFGAEYDSLSDMVSFGLAPALVVYLWSLNAFGKVGWMAAFLYATMAALRLARFNTQVGIADKRYFQGLPSPAAAALVAGIVWVGDDNAWRGNAAIITSSFLLTVAAAMLMVSRFRYHSFKELDLRGRVPFLKILVVVLVFVFLSLNPPFMLLGLFLLYAASGPALTLMTLRARRAARRA